From the Desulfobacterales bacterium genome, one window contains:
- a CDS encoding MaoC family dehydratase N-terminal domain-containing protein produces MGDENKWANHARLIALSKQGKSEEEIHEDYTEAAQQRRRDRANKPYIPRSIFHNRQATKDGIRHFAEGIGDSNPLFNDEEYAKKTKHGTVIAPGAYLYTINWINMGYGGPGVHGFYSGGNWEWYKPIKAGDEYRVVGVFRDLVPKEGKMGAGRTWIDYGDVMYVNQNGEIVGKEEQHIVLVERGRAGSAKKFRNIPKPIYTKEQWVEILDLYENEEVRGAEPRYWEDVQVGDQVGPMIKGPLSVRDIIGWLMGGGSPYIRCHKIEYEYEKRHPHTLEYVDTGEADNPGDVPELVHILDPFAQTIGIDRIYDYGNQRMSWLCNLFTNWMGDDGFLWKMSGDLRTFNLAGDITRFEGKVVKKYKVGDHCCVDIEAWAKNQRDQWSVTPHMSTVILPSKEFGPVVYPEPAESLKKEILVAKPLDQMIKEGTI; encoded by the coding sequence ATGGGTGACGAAAATAAATGGGCGAACCATGCAAGGCTCATTGCACTGAGCAAACAGGGAAAAAGCGAAGAAGAAATACACGAAGATTACACTGAGGCAGCGCAGCAACGACGAAGAGACCGCGCGAATAAACCGTATATTCCCCGATCGATATTTCACAACCGACAGGCCACAAAAGACGGTATTCGGCATTTTGCTGAAGGTATAGGGGACTCGAATCCGCTTTTCAACGATGAAGAATATGCAAAAAAAACGAAACACGGCACGGTGATTGCGCCGGGCGCTTATTTGTATACGATCAACTGGATCAATATGGGCTATGGCGGACCGGGCGTTCATGGGTTTTACAGTGGTGGCAACTGGGAATGGTATAAGCCGATCAAAGCGGGTGATGAGTACCGGGTCGTCGGTGTCTTCCGGGATCTGGTTCCCAAAGAAGGCAAAATGGGTGCCGGCAGAACATGGATTGACTATGGGGATGTGATGTATGTCAATCAAAATGGGGAGATTGTCGGAAAAGAAGAGCAGCACATCGTGTTGGTGGAAAGAGGCAGAGCCGGGTCGGCCAAGAAATTCAGAAATATTCCCAAGCCCATATATACCAAAGAACAGTGGGTGGAAATACTTGACCTTTACGAGAATGAAGAAGTCCGCGGCGCAGAGCCCAGATACTGGGAAGATGTACAGGTCGGTGATCAGGTCGGCCCGATGATCAAAGGACCCTTGAGTGTTCGGGATATTATCGGCTGGTTGATGGGTGGCGGATCGCCCTACATTCGTTGCCATAAAATTGAATATGAATATGAAAAACGTCATCCGCACACACTGGAATATGTGGATACCGGTGAGGCGGATAACCCAGGGGATGTTCCGGAACTGGTGCATATTCTCGATCCGTTCGCACAGACCATCGGTATCGACCGCATTTATGATTACGGCAATCAGCGCATGAGCTGGCTGTGTAATCTGTTTACCAACTGGATGGGCGATGACGGCTTCCTGTGGAAAATGAGCGGGGACTTGCGAACCTTCAACCTGGCAGGGGATATCACCAGGTTTGAGGGGAAAGTCGTCAAGAAATATAAAGTCGGCGATCATTGCTGTGTGGACATCGAAGCCTGGGCCAAAAACCAGAGAGATCAATGGTCCGTAACGCCGCATATGTCAACGGTGATCTTGCCTTCCAAGGAATTCGGCCCGGTGGTTTATCCCGAGCCCGCCGAGTCCCTGAAAAAGGAGATTCTGGTAGCCAAGCCGCTCGACCAGATGATCAAAGAAGGTACCATCTAA
- a CDS encoding 2Fe-2S iron-sulfur cluster-binding protein: MCRITIDGLEIMVSDEKTVLEAALEAGFYIPHLCYHPSTGTADGIEPVTHVYRGDIRIDHDSSKGNTCCNLCLVEIAGKEGLSRACGVSVENNMVIRSDTDAVKKQRRQNLAELMEKSRHPVTCITCNLSDGCDRKICSMNTPEPNRCCWKFHNCEFKEVASFIGVPEGMNYAAASAAVVDDNPVFSINYALCINCMRCVAACREISKREALGFVFNHGSPIVGMVESSLKKSGCKFCLVCADVCPTGAIREKQPTKKKSKERLGLTPSILPPSKDAWTVLSGDNLDSVPEVEGVFKLCNENKVVIQISGSQDLRKDLGKELKNADETLYFNYEVDPMFMMRERQLIQQHMEKHGDLPEKNKELDDLF, translated from the coding sequence ATGTGTCGTATCACCATTGATGGTCTTGAGATAATGGTATCGGATGAAAAAACGGTGCTTGAGGCGGCTCTGGAAGCAGGGTTCTACATTCCTCATTTGTGCTATCATCCATCGACAGGCACAGCGGACGGCATAGAGCCTGTCACGCATGTTTACCGGGGAGACATCAGAATCGATCATGATTCATCCAAGGGCAATACGTGCTGCAATCTATGTCTGGTGGAGATCGCGGGAAAGGAGGGCCTTTCCCGCGCATGCGGCGTATCCGTTGAGAACAACATGGTTATTCGATCGGATACGGACGCCGTGAAAAAACAGCGTCGGCAAAACCTTGCCGAACTCATGGAAAAGAGCCGACATCCGGTCACTTGCATCACCTGTAATTTGTCCGACGGGTGCGATCGGAAAATTTGTTCCATGAACACCCCGGAGCCAAACCGATGTTGCTGGAAATTTCACAATTGTGAATTTAAAGAGGTCGCATCTTTCATCGGCGTTCCGGAGGGGATGAATTATGCGGCCGCTTCAGCAGCCGTAGTGGATGACAACCCTGTTTTCAGTATCAATTACGCGCTTTGCATCAACTGCATGCGTTGTGTTGCGGCATGTCGGGAGATTTCGAAAAGAGAGGCGCTCGGGTTCGTTTTCAACCATGGGTCGCCTATCGTGGGGATGGTCGAGTCCAGCCTCAAGAAATCGGGATGCAAATTTTGCCTTGTTTGTGCGGATGTATGCCCGACCGGCGCCATTCGGGAAAAACAGCCAACCAAAAAGAAATCAAAAGAGCGATTGGGTCTTACGCCTTCCATTTTACCGCCATCTAAAGATGCGTGGACGGTATTATCCGGGGACAATTTGGATAGTGTGCCCGAAGTCGAAGGTGTTTTTAAATTGTGTAATGAAAACAAGGTGGTTATTCAGATTTCCGGCAGCCAAGACCTAAGGAAGGATTTAGGAAAGGAACTGAAAAACGCAGATGAGACCTTGTACTTTAATTATGAGGTCGATCCGATGTTTATGATGCGTGAAAGGCAGCTCATTCAACAACATATGGAAAAACATGGTGATCTGCCCGAAAAAAACAAAGAATTGGACGATCTTTTCTGA
- the bzdQ gene encoding benzoyl-CoA reductase, bzd-type, subunit Q: MENAAKKEEKKEFWRWDEYNWKAEDKDWRDAKVISAGVDVGSVSSQAVILLDGELYATASMRTGHNSPQSAINAINWAMEGTGLTLEKIHFTVGTGYGRAKVPFADKAVTEIACHARGANFMYGPTVRTVLDMGGQDLKVIKCDDRGKVLNFSMNEKCAAGTGRGMEVIADLLRVPIQDIGELSLQVDKEPPPISNICVLFAKTEVMGMLYNKIPINEILAAYTGAMASRVSAQIKEMGVEEDFVITGGIGKNRGVVERIEREIGVKALKTKVDYQIAGALGAALFAKVLYEKNKK, from the coding sequence ATGGAAAATGCGGCAAAAAAAGAAGAAAAAAAAGAATTTTGGAGATGGGACGAATACAACTGGAAGGCTGAGGATAAAGACTGGAGAGATGCCAAGGTCATCAGTGCCGGCGTTGATGTCGGCTCGGTGAGCTCGCAAGCGGTGATTTTATTGGATGGAGAGCTTTATGCGACCGCTAGTATGCGCACCGGCCACAACAGCCCCCAAAGTGCGATCAATGCGATCAATTGGGCCATGGAAGGGACCGGACTCACGCTTGAGAAAATTCATTTTACGGTCGGCACGGGCTACGGCCGGGCCAAGGTTCCCTTTGCCGACAAGGCCGTGACCGAGATCGCTTGCCATGCGCGCGGTGCCAATTTTATGTATGGGCCGACGGTGCGCACGGTGCTGGACATGGGCGGACAGGACTTGAAAGTCATCAAGTGTGATGACCGGGGCAAGGTGCTCAATTTTTCGATGAACGAAAAGTGCGCCGCGGGAACCGGAAGGGGGATGGAGGTAATCGCGGACCTGTTGCGTGTTCCCATTCAGGATATTGGTGAGCTGTCTTTGCAGGTGGATAAAGAGCCGCCGCCAATTTCCAATATTTGCGTGCTGTTTGCCAAAACGGAAGTGATGGGCATGCTGTATAATAAAATTCCCATCAATGAGATTTTGGCGGCATACACGGGCGCCATGGCCAGTCGCGTAAGCGCGCAGATTAAAGAGATGGGTGTTGAAGAGGACTTTGTCATCACGGGCGGCATCGGGAAAAACAGAGGCGTTGTGGAGAGAATCGAACGGGAAATCGGCGTGAAAGCCTTAAAGACGAAGGTCGATTATCAAATCGCCGGTGCCCTGGGCGCCGCTCTTTTCGCCAAGGTTCTGTACGAGAAAAATAAAAAATAA
- a CDS encoding acyl-CoA dehydratase activase gives MITVGVDVGAKKVKVVVLKDNQIVAKGSGLMEMDREKSIRDAFEDTLKTNGFKEKEIDYILATGAGAKSAVFAAKDTTLVTSIARGVHAIDPSIITIIDIGANDAMAIKCDGTGKVVDFAVNEKCAAGAGSFVEAMARAMEVSLEDFVTASLQSTKSIPINAQCVIFAESEVVSLIHEETARNDICRAVHDAMAGRISSMARRVRVEAPVTVTGGVAYNEGMLDSLKKELGMDFVRMENPEYIAAYGAALLAVDTLQKA, from the coding sequence ATGATAACAGTCGGAGTAGATGTCGGGGCCAAAAAAGTCAAAGTCGTCGTCTTGAAAGATAATCAGATTGTCGCCAAGGGCAGCGGCCTGATGGAAATGGACCGGGAAAAATCCATCCGGGATGCCTTTGAGGATACGTTGAAAACGAACGGTTTCAAGGAAAAGGAAATCGATTATATTCTGGCGACCGGCGCCGGCGCCAAAAGTGCGGTTTTCGCCGCCAAGGATACGACGCTGGTGACCAGCATCGCCCGCGGTGTGCATGCAATTGACCCTTCGATTATCACGATTATCGATATCGGCGCCAATGACGCGATGGCCATCAAATGCGATGGCACCGGCAAGGTCGTTGATTTTGCGGTAAACGAAAAATGCGCGGCCGGCGCCGGGTCTTTTGTGGAGGCCATGGCCCGGGCGATGGAGGTTTCATTGGAAGACTTCGTGACGGCCTCCTTGCAGTCCACCAAATCGATTCCCATCAATGCGCAATGCGTTATTTTCGCGGAATCGGAAGTGGTATCGCTGATTCATGAGGAGACGGCCCGAAATGATATTTGCCGAGCGGTTCATGATGCCATGGCCGGCCGGATTTCATCGATGGCAAGGCGCGTGAGAGTCGAGGCGCCCGTGACCGTTACGGGCGGGGTGGCGTACAACGAAGGGATGCTGGATTCCTTGAAAAAAGAATTGGGAATGGACTTTGTCCGCATGGAAAATCCGGAATATATAGCCGCCTATGGGGCCGCGCTGTTGGCCGTGGATACGCTTCAAAAAGCATAA
- the bzdO gene encoding benzoyl-CoA reductase, bzd-type, subunit O: MQFDLEIKYPSEPLKCWAKGKELRDKYYQDYASAHDSGGIRWSGGAAGLESVMAGFGRDVYPLTGEPYGASIAFDRPFAAKCQAAAEEAGYPRDVCAYMRNYWGSKLLNSFAFGGAFPEPDLYWQFHSCCSHGKWYQEAARIEGKGRPVFVTDCAIGPYFKFNEKTGNYYAAPNENGIRYVVNQLHSHIEKIEKYLGRPYQDELLFEAADNQFANMTIWPEIFMLNKAIPAPLDQKSMFSLYVLGALNKASADFRAFYNELKDEVQDRVNRGIAAVPTERARVMDDIQPPWGFLKIFRHLENYGCVCIGSYYSASLMFAWDITEDGMLVPKKTPKQRGIEIKDRDTCLWHLADFLLSNLWFNNMQDNGLKAWGMKKMYEQWHCDGIMIHYNRGCEGLSMGVAEQRLYLAEHGIPVMSFEGNMGDAREFDEAETIKRIDTFMETLGLK; the protein is encoded by the coding sequence ATGCAATTTGATCTGGAAATAAAATACCCATCAGAGCCGCTAAAATGCTGGGCAAAAGGAAAAGAGCTTCGCGATAAATATTATCAAGATTATGCGAGTGCGCATGACAGCGGCGGCATTCGTTGGAGCGGCGGGGCCGCCGGATTGGAATCGGTAATGGCCGGTTTTGGCCGGGATGTTTATCCCCTGACCGGTGAACCCTATGGGGCCAGTATTGCGTTTGACCGGCCCTTTGCGGCAAAATGCCAAGCGGCCGCCGAGGAGGCCGGTTATCCCAGGGATGTATGTGCTTATATGCGCAACTACTGGGGGTCGAAGTTGTTGAATAGTTTCGCCTTTGGCGGTGCTTTCCCGGAGCCCGACCTTTACTGGCAGTTTCATTCCTGCTGCAGCCACGGCAAATGGTACCAGGAGGCGGCCAGAATCGAGGGAAAGGGACGCCCGGTTTTTGTGACGGATTGCGCCATCGGCCCATATTTCAAATTTAATGAAAAAACGGGCAACTATTATGCTGCTCCCAATGAAAATGGTATTCGATACGTGGTTAACCAGCTTCATTCCCATATAGAGAAAATTGAAAAATACCTGGGGCGTCCCTATCAGGATGAGCTTTTGTTTGAAGCGGCTGACAATCAATTTGCCAACATGACCATTTGGCCGGAGATCTTTATGCTGAATAAGGCCATTCCCGCGCCGCTGGATCAGAAAAGCATGTTTTCACTGTATGTGCTCGGCGCATTGAATAAAGCCTCAGCGGATTTCAGGGCGTTTTACAACGAACTCAAAGACGAGGTGCAAGATCGGGTCAATCGCGGCATTGCCGCCGTGCCGACGGAAAGAGCGCGCGTGATGGATGATATTCAGCCGCCGTGGGGCTTTCTCAAAATATTCAGGCATCTTGAAAATTATGGATGTGTCTGTATCGGCTCCTATTACAGCGCGAGTCTGATGTTCGCATGGGATATCACGGAAGACGGCATGCTGGTTCCAAAAAAAACCCCCAAACAACGGGGCATCGAGATCAAGGACAGAGATACGTGCCTGTGGCATTTGGCGGATTTTCTGCTTTCCAATCTGTGGTTCAACAATATGCAGGACAATGGCTTGAAAGCATGGGGAATGAAGAAAATGTACGAGCAATGGCATTGTGACGGCATTATGATCCATTATAACCGTGGTTGCGAAGGGCTTTCGATGGGCGTTGCCGAACAACGGCTGTATCTTGCGGAACATGGCATTCCGGTGATGAGTTTTGAAGGAAACATGGGGGATGCGCGCGAATTTGATGAAGCCGAAACCATAAAACGGATCGACACCTTCATGGAGACCTTGGGCTTAAAGTAA
- a CDS encoding 2-hydroxyacyl-CoA dehydratase has protein sequence MIEKFREWYDDRLAYAKKWKEDTGGKVVGYLCTYVPEEIFYAANILPVRILGDHKPQSVTEPHLFAMYCPFCRDVLAQGLKGHYDFLDGIVIAQSCLHIRQSFYSWQKHRPRDFHYVLPMPQGVQNPESVPYLAEEYVKFKKSVETWIGHELSKEDLVRGIEVVNRSRRLLKDVYELRKADHPPVTGLEAMSMVVSSQVIDKNEHNAILDQFLRNGVKNRLQERDPKSRLMIIGSEDDDMQFLDMVEERGSTIVCDDHCTGSRYFWDEVELGDDPILSLAKRYVERTPCPSKDWPERRRFDRILKFAKEYRVDGAIIVQQKFCDPHEIDKVALLDMLEQNNIPTLCLEFDVTVPLGPMRIRVDAFLETLSGDELF, from the coding sequence ATGATAGAAAAATTTCGAGAATGGTATGATGACAGGTTGGCATATGCCAAAAAGTGGAAAGAGGATACCGGTGGAAAGGTCGTGGGATACCTGTGCACCTATGTGCCGGAGGAAATTTTCTATGCAGCGAACATCCTTCCCGTCAGAATTTTAGGGGATCATAAACCGCAAAGCGTTACCGAGCCGCATTTGTTCGCCATGTATTGCCCGTTTTGCCGGGACGTTCTGGCGCAGGGGCTCAAGGGTCATTATGATTTTTTGGATGGAATTGTTATCGCGCAATCCTGTCTGCATATTCGCCAGAGCTTTTACAGTTGGCAGAAACATCGACCCCGGGATTTCCATTATGTTCTGCCCATGCCCCAGGGTGTTCAAAATCCGGAATCCGTCCCCTACCTTGCCGAGGAATACGTCAAGTTTAAAAAATCCGTGGAAACATGGATCGGGCATGAACTTTCCAAGGAAGATCTGGTACGCGGGATCGAGGTGGTGAACAGAAGCCGGCGCTTGCTGAAGGATGTTTATGAACTGCGAAAGGCAGATCATCCGCCCGTAACCGGTCTTGAGGCGATGAGCATGGTCGTATCCAGCCAAGTGATCGACAAGAACGAGCATAACGCGATTCTGGATCAATTTTTACGGAACGGCGTTAAAAACAGATTGCAGGAGCGAGACCCCAAGTCGAGATTAATGATTATCGGCAGTGAGGATGACGATATGCAGTTCCTTGATATGGTGGAAGAGCGCGGATCTACCATCGTTTGCGACGATCATTGCACGGGATCCCGGTATTTCTGGGATGAGGTAGAATTGGGCGATGATCCCATCCTGTCGCTCGCCAAACGGTATGTTGAAAGAACCCCCTGCCCCAGCAAGGACTGGCCGGAAAGAAGGCGGTTTGATCGGATATTGAAGTTCGCAAAGGAATACAGGGTGGACGGTGCCATTATTGTGCAACAGAAATTTTGTGATCCGCACGAGATCGATAAGGTGGCATTGCTGGATATGTTGGAACAAAACAATATTCCAACGCTTTGTCTTGAGTTTGATGTAACGGTGCCCCTTGGACCGATGCGAATTCGGGTGGACGCCTTTTTGGAAACCTTGTCCGGGGACGAACTTTTTTAG
- a CDS encoding SDR family NAD(P)-dependent oxidoreductase, giving the protein MKKNRYGRIVNISSLMGSFSETTDPNSVYSELLSPAYRYFKMLLNAMTVLLAKELRDTNILVNTTCPGWVGTRLGPFGPLPETCTLLRVYSPKVKDGFYASRHPSIPASGFAGLGRERAPVMPEQAAVTPVWLATLPDNGPTGGFSGNGNRFPGNNTPKEAALTPIHPSLGKP; this is encoded by the coding sequence ATGAAAAAAAACCGATATGGCAGAATCGTTAATATCTCCAGCTTGATGGGGTCTTTTTCAGAAACAACCGACCCTAACTCGGTGTACTCGGAGCTGCTTTCGCCGGCCTATCGGTATTTCAAGATGCTGCTAAACGCCATGACGGTATTACTGGCCAAAGAATTGCGGGACACCAATATCCTGGTGAACACCACCTGCCCCGGCTGGGTGGGTACCCGATTAGGCCCTTTCGGCCCTTTACCAGAAACATGCACGCTTTTGCGTGTTTATTCGCCGAAGGTGAAAGATGGCTTTTATGCATCCCGGCATCCCAGCATTCCAGCATCCGGCTTTGCCGGATTAGGGAGAGAGCGAGCACCTGTCATGCCGGAGCAGGCAGCCGTCACACCGGTGTGGCTGGCCACATTGCCGGATAACGGACCTACCGGAGGCTTTTCCGGGAACGGCAACCGATTCCCAGGTAACAACACACCAAAGGAAGCTGCTCTTACCCCCATTCATCCGTCACTCGGGAAACCGTAG
- a CDS encoding type 1 glutamine amidotransferase domain-containing protein, producing MSKIAVIITDLFEDSEYTEPAKAFKAAGHQLIHVGLTQGVTVKGKKSETPVKIDKAVKDVTVEDFDALLIPGGYSPDKLRVDKDAVQFSKSFVQSGKPVFLICHAAQLLITADVIRGRKVTGWQSIVQDIKNAGAQYSDQAVVEDDNLVSSRHPGDLPVFIETSLKKLQ from the coding sequence ATGAGTAAAATAGCCGTCATCATAACAGACTTGTTTGAAGACTCGGAATATACGGAGCCCGCCAAGGCATTCAAAGCAGCCGGGCATCAATTGATCCATGTGGGGTTGACCCAAGGGGTAACGGTAAAAGGCAAGAAGTCGGAAACGCCGGTGAAGATCGACAAAGCCGTTAAAGACGTAACCGTTGAAGATTTCGATGCCCTTTTGATTCCCGGAGGGTACTCGCCGGACAAGCTAAGGGTGGACAAGGATGCGGTGCAATTTTCCAAATCCTTTGTTCAAAGCGGCAAACCGGTTTTTCTTATCTGCCACGCCGCCCAACTGCTCATAACGGCGGACGTGATAAGAGGACGGAAGGTGACCGGATGGCAATCGATTGTTCAGGATATCAAGAATGCCGGCGCGCAATATTCCGACCAGGCAGTGGTTGAGGATGACAACTTGGTTTCGAGCCGCCATCCGGGCGATTTACCCGTATTCATAGAAACTTCGCTGAAAAAATTGCAGTGA
- a CDS encoding cytochrome c3 family protein: protein MKNWESGPKVFVYILILASLMLLGTTAYGKSDQGDNKPPVQRASKNIDADKDGFSANKDCNDSDASVYPGAPEIADDGIDQDCNGADLISDDDNSGTGPHAGLTYADYPANCLSCHAKQAGEMLQTTHYQWLGDAPDMVNGAGIRQGKLTNAVNSYCINIEGNWPMCGACHAGRGLRPDKAADNPENVDCLMCHNDTYAAQRVRLSDGTMGVVNPSNSLVQNVHRPTRANCLACHAKAGGGDAVKRGDLSLATITNVDRNFDVHMNGAGADLACQSCHVFNNHKVIGKGSDLRATDDLSRGAEISCLTCHTDKNTREGHDTQKINDHVARVACQTCHIPVYGKVATEIYRDWQFHHDGSPADASALPGHPYTEKMTDLSPTYKFWNRKSDNALLGDDAGRTYNESTDTWPTSIPLGDVTDGKLYPFKYKTAVQPKTTADNRLIALNTLEYLKTTGNVNTAIQQGLTAMGYPADEAYDWVVTDTYQLLNHGINPAFAALQCTACHGNTTRMDMKGDLGYQLKADKSTVCLQCHGRKEDKSFAVIHDKHVKDKKYDCSNCHDFSRPERGLTLAR, encoded by the coding sequence ATGAAAAACTGGGAAAGCGGGCCAAAAGTCTTCGTCTACATTCTGATCCTTGCTAGCCTGATGCTGTTGGGGACCACTGCCTATGGCAAATCCGATCAGGGCGACAACAAACCTCCTGTACAAAGGGCAAGTAAAAATATTGACGCCGATAAAGACGGTTTTTCAGCCAATAAAGACTGCAACGACAGCGATGCATCAGTATACCCGGGGGCACCGGAAATTGCTGATGACGGGATTGATCAAGATTGTAACGGTGCAGACCTGATATCCGATGACGATAACAGCGGTACCGGTCCCCATGCAGGATTGACATACGCGGATTACCCTGCCAATTGTCTTTCCTGCCATGCGAAGCAGGCCGGAGAGATGCTGCAGACCACCCATTATCAGTGGTTGGGGGATGCGCCGGACATGGTGAACGGTGCCGGAATTCGCCAGGGCAAACTTACCAACGCGGTCAACAGCTACTGTATCAACATTGAAGGCAACTGGCCGATGTGCGGTGCCTGTCACGCGGGCCGTGGCCTGCGGCCCGATAAAGCAGCCGACAATCCGGAGAACGTTGATTGCCTGATGTGTCATAACGACACTTACGCCGCGCAAAGAGTCCGATTGTCTGACGGCACCATGGGGGTTGTCAACCCGAGCAACAGTCTTGTTCAAAATGTGCACCGGCCCACCCGGGCAAATTGCCTGGCATGCCATGCCAAGGCCGGCGGTGGTGACGCTGTCAAGCGAGGTGATCTGTCCCTTGCCACAATAACCAATGTCGACCGCAATTTTGATGTACACATGAACGGCGCCGGAGCCGACCTGGCTTGCCAGTCCTGCCATGTGTTTAACAACCACAAAGTCATCGGCAAAGGCTCGGACTTGCGGGCTACCGATGATTTGTCACGGGGGGCGGAAATAAGCTGTCTGACCTGCCACACCGATAAGAATACCCGCGAAGGACACGACACCCAAAAAATTAACGACCATGTGGCGAGAGTGGCCTGCCAGACCTGTCATATTCCGGTCTATGGGAAGGTAGCCACGGAAATCTATCGGGATTGGCAATTCCACCATGACGGAAGCCCGGCCGATGCCTCGGCCCTTCCCGGCCATCCGTATACAGAAAAGATGACGGACCTGTCCCCGACCTACAAGTTCTGGAACCGAAAAAGCGACAATGCGCTGCTCGGTGATGATGCCGGCCGGACGTATAATGAGAGCACCGATACCTGGCCGACATCCATCCCCTTGGGGGATGTTACCGATGGAAAGCTTTACCCGTTCAAATACAAAACGGCCGTTCAACCCAAAACCACAGCCGACAATCGATTAATTGCCCTGAATACGCTTGAGTATCTCAAGACCACGGGAAATGTGAACACCGCCATTCAGCAAGGGCTCACCGCCATGGGATACCCTGCCGATGAGGCCTATGACTGGGTGGTCACAGACACCTATCAGCTCCTCAACCATGGGATTAATCCGGCATTCGCTGCCCTTCAGTGCACAGCCTGTCACGGCAATACAACCCGCATGGATATGAAGGGGGATTTGGGGTACCAGCTAAAGGCGGACAAGTCCACCGTATGCCTACAGTGCCACGGAAGAAAGGAAGACAAAAGTTTTGCGGTCATTCATGATAAGCACGTTAAAGATAAGAAATATGACTGCAGCAATTGCCACGACTTCAGCAGGCCGGAAAGAGGGCTCACGCTGGCTCGATAG
- a CDS encoding MerR family transcriptional regulator: protein MINSICGTKESVRFAGYHYYSNLKLYWAMKLMDSGNKREDTFLINEVSRRVGLSQKRIREYEKGGLVKPERELRSNNRRYSESEINQILRIKELIHEHGFTIACLKYFLSSAPCWIIFNCPEKETCPTYSNPRTPCYEMVKKAAVQNELKNCQSCPIYLNRNEQKMPLLAKP from the coding sequence ATGATCAATTCCATTTGTGGTACAAAGGAATCCGTTAGATTCGCCGGGTACCACTATTATTCCAATCTAAAATTATACTGGGCAATGAAGCTGATGGATTCAGGCAACAAACGGGAAGATACATTCCTTATCAACGAAGTGTCCCGACGAGTCGGATTATCTCAGAAACGAATTCGGGAATACGAAAAGGGCGGCCTCGTAAAGCCCGAACGTGAATTACGGTCCAATAACCGCCGATATTCCGAATCGGAGATCAACCAGATCCTTAGAATTAAAGAATTAATCCATGAGCACGGTTTCACGATAGCATGCCTGAAATATTTTCTATCATCCGCCCCGTGCTGGATCATTTTTAACTGTCCGGAGAAAGAAACCTGCCCGACTTACAGCAACCCCCGAACGCCTTGCTACGAAATGGTCAAAAAAGCTGCTGTTCAAAACGAACTGAAGAACTGCCAAAGCTGCCCCATATATCTTAACCGTAATGAGCAAAAAATGCCGCTTCTGGCAAAACCATAA